The Pyrus communis chromosome 12, drPyrComm1.1, whole genome shotgun sequence genomic sequence ttaattggGTTGTGTTGTTTGAAATTTAATTGGGTTTTTGTTGATGTGTTTTTTTTGGAATGTCGTGGTGTAGATCTCTGTCAAACTATAGAAGGCTGTTGAGATGGCATCATCAACAGCTTCCACAGGATGGTACAGAGGGAGAGTGAAGGCTGTGCCTTCAGGGGACTCCTTGGTCGTCATGGCCCTCACAGCCAACAAGGCCGGACCCCCACCGGAAAGAACCATCACTCTGTCATCGCTTATGGCTCCAAAACTGGTAAAACGATTAACATCCTTTGTGTTTCATCCACCTATGTATTTTTAATTTGGCGTTTGCATTGAATTGTTGTAAATTCTTGGTCTTTTCGTCCATTTGAGACTTATAATTACAGATGATGGTTCTGTTTTAGCTCAATTTTTTGATCGCTGACATTTCTGAATGGCTTTTGCTATTGTGATGTTTTTTATTGCTAGGCTCGTAGAGATGGCCAGGATGAGCCATTTGCATGGGGCAGCAGGGAGTTTCTGAGGAAACTCTGCATAGGAAAGGTGCTTATTTTAAATACTTGCTTGTGCTTTATTATCTCCATACTAGTCATCTTTCATAATAATGTCCATGATGCATCCACCTCATTATATTTTCCAAACAGGAGGTGGCTTTCAGAGTGGACTATGTTGTACAACAGATAGGGCGGGAATTCGGCTCGGTTTTCCTTGGTGACAAGAATCTTGCGATGCTGGTTGTTGCTGAAGGCTGGGCAAAGGTAGTTATCTTTTCACTTCTATTGGATGCTGATTGTTTATTTAATGTTTATTTCTAATGGCTGTAAGCTGAATCCTGTTTGTGCAGGTCAAGGAGGGTAAGCAAGGTCCACAGAAAGCAGAAGCGAGTCCTTACATTGCAGAGCTGCTACGTCTCCAAGAGCAAGCTAGGACCGAGGGCCTTGGTCTTCATAGCAAGGTTTGTACTTAAATTctttccctccttttttcttaTATTGTACATCTAATATGTTGCAGCATGTTGAAAGTTGACTTCAAACTTGTTATGTATTTGACGACATGAaacatgattattttgttcataATTACAGGTTCCTGGTGCTGGTGAAGCATCCAAAAGGAATCTACCTCCCTCTGCTATCGGGAATGCTGGCAACTTAGATGCCGTGAGTCTGTTGGCTGAAAATAAGGGCAGGCCAATGGAATGTATTGTTGAGCAGGTTCGGGATGGAAGCACAGTTAGGGCCTACTTGCTTCCGGATTTTCAGTTTGTCCAAGTATTCGTTGCAGGAATTCAGGtatgttttctttcttcaatctgGACATGTATGCATAAGATTTTGTTCATATCTGATTTTTGTTCTGAAAGTaataacatgtatatataacaTAATTTCTCTATTCCAATTAGGCCCCATCGGTGGGAAGGAGACCTATAACATCAGACATAGTTACTGAACCAGAAACAACTTCCGATAAAACAAACGGGGATGTTTCTTCTGAACCTCGAGCCCCTCTAACTTCTGCTCAAAGGATTCTAGCTTCAACAGCATCGTCTGTTGAAGTTGCCGCAGATCCATTTGCATTGGAAGCTAAACATTTTACAGAAATTCGTGTGTTGCATAGAGATGTAAGCAACTTTCTATTGCAGGTTATCTTGGACATTGTTATTACAATTTTATCAATATCGTGGTCGATTTATAGGTCCGCATCGTTCTGGAAGGCAATGACAAGTTCAGTAATTTGATTGGGTCAGTATATTACCCTGATGGGGACTCGGCGAAAGACTTGGCCCTGGAGCTTGTTGAAAATGTAAGAGCTTAAACTGTGCAGTGATTTTAAATTTAACATTATTGATGACTAATGTTTTCTTGTCCCCGACTGTTGAAATATTTATGGCATGCTTTCAATCTTTCTGTGCAGCTTATTGCATGCTTTATTGTCAGATTGTAAATCTCTTATACCCTCCCTGAGACTCATATTTAGGGCGTACTGACAATCTTTTGTTTAGGGTTATGCAAAATACGTTGAATGGAGTGCAAGCACGCTGGAAGACGATGTGAAGCGGCGGCTGAAGACTGCAGAGCttcaagcaaagaaaaacaagttgaGGATTTGGACAAACTACACAGCCCCACCTACAAATTCAAAAGCAATTCATAACCAGAATTTCACAGGAAAGGTAGTATGTAATGAAAGTTATGGTTATGTATGTTTATCACAACATTATGATTTGTCCTGTTATATGTACTCATGTAATTGATTTTCTTTCTTCCAGGTTGTGGAGGTTGTAAGTGGGGACTGTGTGATTGTCGCTGATGATTCTGTTCCATTTGGCAGTCCACTGGCGGAGAGGCGAGTTAATCTTTCAAGTATTAGGTGTCCGAAAATGGGCAATCCTCGTAGAGAAGAAAAGCCAGCTCCATATGCTCGTGAAGCCAAAGAGTTCCTGAGAACACGCCTCATTGGACGTCAAGTATGAGATCTAGTTTTGATTCAATGTTTTCTTCATGATAGAAGTCTCTCTCTTAGTTccaaataaattttaatatttccaTTTGGCATGTTTTGTAGGTAAATGTTCAAATGGAGTATTCAAGGAAGGTCAGCCCCGGAGAGGGAGCTGCAGCTACTTCTGGACCTGCCGATTCCAGGGTAATGGATTTTGGAACAGTTTTGCTTGCATCTCCTACCAAGGCTGAGGGTGATGACACCCCAGCACCTGCTTCATCTGCGACTGCCAGCCAGCAGGCTGGTGTGAATGTTGCTGAGATGGTGGTTTCACGTGGCTTTGGCACTGTTATTAAACATCGAGATTTTGAGGAGAGATCAAACTATTATGATGCCCTTATGTCAGCAGAAGCACGTGCTACTGCTGGAAAGAAAGGATTACATTCTGCCAAGGAATCTCCAGTCATGCACATTACAGACTTGACAGTGGtgagtaataaaataatatgtcACTCATATCTTCCTCAATTGATGTGTCTAACAATCGGTATGTAATTTCACTCCTTCCTTAATTGGTGTTGTCTCTAACAGGCATCAGCAAAGAAAGCCAGGGACTTCTTTCCATTCTTACAGAAAAGGAGGAAAATTCCTGCCATTGTGGAATATGTCCTCAGTGGGCATCGTTTTAAATTACTGATTCCCAAGGAAACATGCAGCATTGCCTTCGCATTCTCTGGTGTCAGATGTCCTGGGCGTGAGGAGCCATATTCAGAAGAAGCAATTGCGCTCATGAGACGAAGAATTATGCAGAGAGATGTTGAGGTAATCCCATTTAACATTAAATTCTTGTTGCCGCTTAGTTATGTTCTTGCTTTGATGAAATTATGTCTTTTACAGATTGAAGTCGAGACTGTTGATAGAACTGGGACCTTCTTGGGATCTTTGTGGGAGTCAAAGACCAATGTGGCGGTTGCCCTCGTTGAAGCTGGCCTTGCAAAATATCAGAATTCCTTTGGCGGTGAAATCCCTGATGGGCACCTTCTTGAAAAAGCTGAGGAATCTGCAAAAAGGCAGAAACTGAAAGTATGTGAAGCAACATACCTACATTATTACAGCTGTCTTCCTGTTAACTATGTTAATTTACATTCTCTTTTTGCAGATTTGGGAGAACTACGTAGAAGGAGAGGAGGTTCCCAATGGTTCAGCTGTCGACAACACCAAACAGAAAGAAGTGCTAAAGGTACTTGGAATGCAATTGCATTTTATTATTGCCCATTCTACATGTTGTAAAATGTTAAGTAACATCTATCTTGTTCCTTACTTTCAGGTAGCGGTGACAGAGGTTTTGGGAAGTGGTAAATTTTATGTTCAGACAATTGGGGATCAGAAAATTGCCTCTATTCAGCAACAGCTTGCATCTTTGAACCTTCAAGAAGCTCCCGTAATTGGGGCTTATAATCCTAAGAAGGGTGACATTGTCCTTGCTCAGTTTAGTGCAGATAATTCTTGGAACAGAGCAATGGTGAGTTACAACCCTAAACATCAGTTTTATTTTCCGAttgtaataaatttttaatcttgagTTATTTCAGTGCATTAGCATACATTTTTTCCCTTTCATCCCTTCcctatttaaaataaattgttaatGTGTTATTTATATACTTCTGCTAGCAATTTTTCCAAGAAAAAGAGTGGCCGGATGATAAAAACATAGCCAGTTGATAATCATATTCCCTTGATGAACACTATATTTACCTCAAGTCTTTTGTTTCCAGGAAAAGTGATGTTCTTATCATCTGGCATTAAATTATAGGTTTCTCTATATTCATAGAAGGCAAGTCTGTTGATGTTACACACACATTTGACAGGAAGTGAACTATATGATGCAAATGAAATGAATTTCTTTATCTGTGAAATCTTTCTTCTTGTTTTACAATTGCTAGTTTTGATATAGTAAGTTTCACCAACGTTCATAAGTAGCATGATAGTTTACATTTTCCTTGCACTACAATTGCATCTGATTATGTGATTTGTACACTGAATGTTCTTCTATTCagtcttcaaaattttcaaattttttaatatgtgtATGTCTTCATGCAAAGATTGTCAATGCACCTCGAGGAGCTGTGGAATCCCCTAAAGACAAGTTTGAAGTGTTCTATATAGATTATGGTAATCAAGAATTTGTCCCTTACAGCCAGATACGGCCTCTTGACCCATCAGTTTCCTCTGCACCCGGTCTTGCTCAATTATGCAGCCTTGCATACGTTAAAGTCCCGGCCTTGGAGGAGGACTTTGGTCAAGAAGCAGCTGAGTATCTAAGTGAGCACACATTAAACAGTGCCAATGAATTTCGGGCCATGATTGAGGAAAGGGATCTTTCAGGGGGAAAAGTTAAGGGCCAGGGAACTGGACCAGTGCTTGTTGTGACTCTTGTTGCTGTGGATGCTGAGATCAGCGTGAACGCCGCCATGCTTCAGGTTTGAGTTGTAGCCCTTTTTTCTAGTTATGGTAGCTTTAAATCTCATCTTTTAAATTCTTTTCTGCTGCCCTTTACAATCCTACCCGTGATACGCATACCACTGTTTTGCTCGAAATCAAAGGAAGGATTTATTAGTCTGTTGTGTACTGATATCCATGCTTCAATCAAACAGAACCCTCAtcatatattaatatatattgcTTGTTCCGAATCTTTCAAACTTTATTTTTTCGTAATGTCTTGCTGAATCTCATCTGTTCAAATTTGTGGAATTTTCAGGAAGGACTTGCAAGGctagagaaaatgaagaaacgTGAAACCAAGGAGAGGAAGACGGCAATTGAGAACTTGGAAAAGTTCCAGGAAGAAGCGAGGACCGATAGGCGGGGGATGTGGCGCTACGGAGACATCCAGTCCGACGATGAGGACGTTCCTTCCGTTAGGAAAGCCACAGCTGCTGGCAAGCGATGAATATACAGTTATACTGACGGAAGCTAAGTTACAAAAACAAGTATGGCGTAAGATGAGTTTAAGTTATAGGCATATATCATATGCTGTttagagaaagaagaaaaaaggaaccTTGTGTTGCAGTTGAGTTTTGTTTTCGGTCTTTGGATTGTCTGTTTTTTTTAGATGAGAgggaacatatttttttttttttttaacaaaattcgAATAAGGTAAACGTTTAATTAGACAATTTTGTCTGTCGATCAGAAAGCTTGACATTTAATTAgtgtttttcatttatttatatatcgggcataaatttccaaattttatgttataaagatgattttttaaaaactttttaGCAAAAATGGTtattgagattgacataacttcttATTTTGGTTCTTGATATTGttcaccgtcaatcattttggttctttcATGAAAATTATCTGTTAAAATTGAGAAACCCTTTGCTTGAACTGATGATTTCTTTAATTTAACGAAATTTTTTCACAGAATTACAGTTAAGAAAATGATTGAGggggacaatctcagggaccttAGGAATCAAAGTAATGTATTGCACAAATCTCAATGATCATTTTGGTTAAAAGCTAAAAGCTTTTATGCAGAGCAAACAGATTATCTATTATTCTGACTACAAGTTTGGTTCTTATGTGTATACAGATGACGGGATGGCTCTATTGGCACTCAAAAATTTTTAACATCTTATTTCCTTCGCACGCAGAAGATCTTTAAAAAcacaacaattttattttttataaaatttgtgaCTCGTGagtttttagtcggttttgcagACTTCTGCATATAACGTCAAAGTCAAATTGCAGCAGAAGTTAGCGGGTTTATTAGACTGGATCAGGATCCTCGTTAAGGGTGAGGATCATTTTGAGCAAATCTATCATACCGTTCAAATTTtattcaacggttataattattataatttttagaggagctctctgtttgtagtcgttggataaaatttgaacgGCCCGATGAGTTTGttcaggaggatcctcatccttagctAAAGAGAGGATCATGATCCTATTAGACTTGGATTCTCCCCCTTCTTGTCCCTTTTTACTATAAACGGTTCAAAAGAAACCTAATGGTTTAAAGTTGTGCCACATGTTTAAtgagctttattttatttattttttattgctttttttaataattctttttcttctacccTCGGCCCCACACCACTATTTACCCTCCTACACACCAAATATAGTTTACGCCTCGGGTTGATTTTGACTCTATAGTAGAACTTGGCAGTTGAGCTGCTGGGAAAGTCAGAAGAAATTCTTGAATTGTATTGTCCTCATCAATTTGTTCAACAACCCTCATATGCGTTACATAATTGTTCAACAACCCTCATATGCGTTACTTTATAAGGAGGAGATGAAATGGAAGATACATAGGAGGGGAGATAATTATCCCCACTTCCTCCCTTTAATTTTGCTGAAGTTTTGTAAGAaaaaaggttctaaaaaacgttaggcgTTAGTCGGGCGGGAGATTGGcccctagcgcctaggcggttTGGCTGGGTCTAGGCGACTTAGGCGGatttagataaattttttatatatcttgtaaataagtatatactgatacttgcaaaaaattatacttgtaagAAATCTTTGAATAAGATAGTAAGGGTgcatttgttgcaccggactatctcggactggactaacttcagggactaagctggattggCTTGGCTTGGACTAAGCAGTACTAAAATTGTAAAGCGTTTGATACAGTACTGGACTAGCCAggactaaatttttattttttattttttatatttaattatgaaaacTTCCACTTTCttgtttaaaaaacatttttttaaagagATAAAAGATGCTTTATTGAAAATATCATTCATCTCACAAACAAAACGGGGAAAGGATTTTGCTTTTACATGAAagtctacatatttttttcacCATCATGAGCTATCAATACATGTACAAGTTGCAACTACTTGTGCTTAAACTTGAGTTCATTCACATATTCTTCAATGCCCTTAACCTAATTATGTAGATCTCGAGTGTTTCAATTGCAACCGCACAGGCTACGGGGTGTCCAGAATATGTAATCCCATGAGAAAAAGAACACAAGGTCTAGTTTAATGTTGTATTTGTCACTACTATACGTGTAGCCAAGCTTTCCAAATGCACAAATTACATCGCTCCAAATGCACAGATTGCATCATCATAAATAGAATGCAACAATTGTCTATGGTCCCGCAGTGTGCAATACAAATGGAGCTGGAAGATCAAACTTTTGTGGGCAGTCAGTGTGCAATACAAGGGGAACCATAAACACATGAGCAATGAACGATAATTTGGTAGATAATATTTTGAGTGTTGTTTATTAACACTAAAGTTAAACTAATGCCACCAAGGACAACTCAATTTATGTCggtattaaaatttaaatcaattcgaAGAttctaaaatactaaaacagCAATTGGCTAATTCAAATGCGGAACTAATTACCTATTTGAGGAGAGTTTCACCGTCATTGACAGTCTTCGAGGTCCATACTTATTTTGTAGCACCACATTCCTTCCCTTTGAACCCAATGCAACTCCAACCAACTCTGCCACCATGTCCACCCCTACCTGcacccaccaccgccaccaatTCAGCCATTAAATTAACCCACTTCACATCTACCTACATCattcaaatttaaacaaattctaaGATTCTAAATTACATACAGAGcatcaattctaagaatcatACACAAGCGAAGGTTTTAGTCGACGCGAGTCCCGATTAATACCATTAAACGTAGTCCTTGTTGCTAACAAACATGGGCTTGGACTAATTATTAGTCCAGTCCAGTCTAGTGAGGCTTAGTGAAGGTAAACAAACACACTCTAAAAGAATAATCAAATGCGTATCTACAACCTTACATAATAAGCGGAAGGTTCCCGAAAACATTGAGGAGAAACCTTACATAATCAGCGGAAGGTTCCCGAAAACATTGAGGAGAAACCTACATAATAAGGATTTGACCCAAACAGTGTCACGTTTCTCTCACTAGATATCACTTGACcccaaagaaattaaaaaaaaaaaatagaaaataccaTAAATAGTTTATATTCTTGCAAGTAATTAGGGCTTGCATCAGATATTCTACTGCAAAATAAGACCAAGATATATGGATTTGTAAATATAAATAGCATGATTCAATAGAGGGAAAACAACATGTAAATAGCATGATTAAATAGAGGAAAAACAACATGTGGGTTAAGGTTGGATCCATATATGGCTAAGAGGAGAGTGCACCATCAACAACTTTTGCTTAGGTCTTCCACAATTTTAGACCTGAAACTTTGGGTTTACTTCTTCTAAATTAGAATCAAACTCACAATTAACCGGAAAATTTGCGTCTTAACTCGAGAGTTTAACTGTTTAATGTATTATGCGGGTCTCATGAATATGATTCTATAAAATGATACATTTATAAAACTCAGTCAACCTAATCATTTCTATTGTATATCTGAAAAATCAAACTCAAATGAACCGTTGTGAAAACTATTGATATGGACAATCGTAATTGAATGTATAGCTAGTAATTAATATGAGAACATTTTTATCAATGTCAAATAAAATCCTTACTCCGTCACTTGTTGTGCAACCTCTTGTACACTGAAATCAATCACATAGgacatttaacaattttttcCCTCCTCTCACtttcctctttttctctttATAAGGATGTTATTTTTAAATGTTGACGTGCTTTAATTATGACCgttcaaataaaaagagatTAAAAGAGAGAAATATTTGTAgatgagagaatcctactcttCATATGTTTGGGGACAAAACTTTCCCGAAACCAGTCATCTTttcggttctttttttttttcaatttatttagttgtgtttaATAAATAGACCACTTCCAAATGGTCAATTTTGGACATATCCAAATTTGGCCAAAACTCTACACCAATTTTACCGTATTAGATTAGAATATTTCTCCAACAAAAAACATAAGGTCATGCTGTAAAAGCAATTGTTTGTTTTGGTCATTGGAAACTTGAAAGGAACTATCACAGCTTAATTAATGAGTCATTTACACTCCTCCTGATGCATTTAACTGTTTCAACACAAAAggctaaaaaacacaaacaaaaaagaaaaagaaaaatattgccAACAGTCATGAATAAcctacaaaaacaaaactaggctcaaaatttgaagataatggAAGTGAAAATCGTCATCGGTAGCTTCCTCCCTCTTCTCCGCCTCAGTTTTCACGCCTGGTCGTCGTCCTTCTGCGAGGAGCAGCGGCTCCTTCCTTCTCACTCTCAGATGAAGTaccttccttctccttctcgtcTTCCTTCGCAGCTGCACTGCTTGAAGCAGCAGTGGCTCCGGTGGTTTTCTTCTCAACTCTTGCCTGCATAAAGATAAAGCAACATTTAGCAACAAGCAACATCAGTAGCTACAACTACTTCTTTTGGTCTTTTTGAGGAGCTTCGGCACTCACAGGTTTCTTTCCGCCGAAGAGTAGCTTGACAAAGACAGTGAAGATGATCACCACAATCGCGATAAGGATGCCAACGGTGAGATTTGGTTGTTCCTCTGCCTTCTCGATGAGATCCTGCACCAAACAAGCTTGGATTTTAGATTGCGTTCAGGAAAATCACCCTCAAAAGGGATAATAAACGAAAGACTTATGACTTACAACGATCTTAGGCTTGTGGGAACTCAAGAAGGGAAGATCTGCGACTGTGTAGAGGAGGTCAAATATTTTCTTCTGCAGGAAATAGAAATACGATCATCAGTAACTGTACCAAGTAACCATCAAATAAATTCCATAAGAACAGCTGTATAGAATTGATAAGCTGCAAAACATTTACCTGGACGGTGGCAAGGAACCCATCTGTGCCTTGAacatcttcctcttccttcgaCTTCTCTTTCTCAACTTCAAATTTTGGTTTCCAAGCGGTCTCTCTGTATGTTTGTGCAACTTTCTCGTCCTTCGCTATCAAAATGTTGTCAAACAATATACCATCTTGCATCGTCCAGATCTCAATGCCGACAGCTGCGATAGGCTCAAAGTTGGGTTTGTCAGCTTCAAAGTAGCTGGGGTTTGGAATCTCCTGAGGCTTCCAGATACCCTTGTAACTGGGGTTATCGATAAGTGGGGCATGCCATTTTCCCTTGTAAGCTGGGTTCCTCTTCATTGGCTTCTTCCATTCACCGCAACCAGGGGCGGTCACACACTTCGGGTTCTCGATCCTTGGGGCTTCCCATTCACCATCCTCCTCATCATCCCAGTCTTCTGGTTTCGTGGAATCAGGATCATCTATC encodes the following:
- the LOC137710545 gene encoding ribonuclease TUDOR 2, with protein sequence MASSTASTGWYRGRVKAVPSGDSLVVMALTANKAGPPPERTITLSSLMAPKLARRDGQDEPFAWGSREFLRKLCIGKEVAFRVDYVVQQIGREFGSVFLGDKNLAMLVVAEGWAKVKEGKQGPQKAEASPYIAELLRLQEQARTEGLGLHSKVPGAGEASKRNLPPSAIGNAGNLDAVSLLAENKGRPMECIVEQVRDGSTVRAYLLPDFQFVQVFVAGIQAPSVGRRPITSDIVTEPETTSDKTNGDVSSEPRAPLTSAQRILASTASSVEVAADPFALEAKHFTEIRVLHRDVRIVLEGNDKFSNLIGSVYYPDGDSAKDLALELVENGYAKYVEWSASTLEDDVKRRLKTAELQAKKNKLRIWTNYTAPPTNSKAIHNQNFTGKVVEVVSGDCVIVADDSVPFGSPLAERRVNLSSIRCPKMGNPRREEKPAPYAREAKEFLRTRLIGRQVNVQMEYSRKVSPGEGAAATSGPADSRVMDFGTVLLASPTKAEGDDTPAPASSATASQQAGVNVAEMVVSRGFGTVIKHRDFEERSNYYDALMSAEARATAGKKGLHSAKESPVMHITDLTVASAKKARDFFPFLQKRRKIPAIVEYVLSGHRFKLLIPKETCSIAFAFSGVRCPGREEPYSEEAIALMRRRIMQRDVEIEVETVDRTGTFLGSLWESKTNVAVALVEAGLAKYQNSFGGEIPDGHLLEKAEESAKRQKLKIWENYVEGEEVPNGSAVDNTKQKEVLKVAVTEVLGSGKFYVQTIGDQKIASIQQQLASLNLQEAPVIGAYNPKKGDIVLAQFSADNSWNRAMIVNAPRGAVESPKDKFEVFYIDYGNQEFVPYSQIRPLDPSVSSAPGLAQLCSLAYVKVPALEEDFGQEAAEYLSEHTLNSANEFRAMIEERDLSGGKVKGQGTGPVLVVTLVAVDAEISVNAAMLQEGLARLEKMKKRETKERKTAIENLEKFQEEARTDRRGMWRYGDIQSDDEDVPSVRKATAAGKR